The stretch of DNA CCAGCGGCGCACCTCGTTGTACAAGGAATCACGCTGCACTGGGGTCAAGCCGCAGGCACGAATTGCGCGAACGATATCTTCGACGTCACAGAGATGGTGGATGCCAGTGGCCGCGACGACATTCTCTTCGATCATCGTCGATCCGAGATCGTTGGCCCCAAACGCCAAGGCAACTTGCCCCAAGCGCAAGCCCTGTGTCACCCATGACGCCTGGATGTTCCTGACGTTGTCCAGGTAGATGCGAGAGACCGCGAGCATGCGGAGATAGTCGTAACCGGTCGACGCGGCATGCCCCGCCTCGAGCTCGGTAGAGCCGGCTTGGAAAGTCCACGGAATGAAGGCCGTGAAGCCGCCCGTTTCGTCCTGCAGATCCCGAATGCGGCGCAGGTGTTCGACACGTTCTGCCAGCGTGTCAAGAGAGCCGAACATCATTGTCGCCGTAGACGACATCCCGAGAGCATGGGCGTACCGCATCACCTCGAGCCAGGCATTGGTCGAGATCTTGTGAGGACTAATCTCGCTCCGCACACGGTCAACCAGTATCTCCGCTCCTCCGCCGGGGAGCGAATCGAGTCCCGCATTGCGAAGACGGCGAAGCGCCTCCTCAATCGACACGCCACTCCGCCGAGCGATGTGAGCGATCTCCGGCGGCGAGAGCGAGTGAAGGTGGATCGGGTAGCGGGCCTTGATTCCCGCAAACAGGGACTCATACCAGCGAAGGTCAAGGTCCGGATGGAGCCCGCCCTGCAACATCACCGCCGTCCCGCCGAGCGCGAGCGTCTCCTCAATCTTGCGATGTATCGCTTCCTCCGAGAGCACATACCCCGCGCCACTGCCGGGCGACGCGTAGAAGGCGCAGAAGCGACATGCAGAGACACAAACGTTGGTGTAGTTGATGTTGCGATCGATGACGAACGTGGCCTCCGGACGCGGGTGCAACCGGCGACGAACCCAGTCGGCGCGAGCCCCGACTGAGAGAAGGTCGTTGGATCCGAGAAGCGCGAGCGCCTCAGCGTCGCTGAGCCGAGATCCGGATCCGGGCACCTGGTGGCCCGGCATCACCCGACACCGGCCTCAGGATGACCGCCGGACGCCGACAAGATATCCACATCCGGCAGCGCAGCCAGTTCGCCAACCGCCATAGCTCGCTTGTAGAACTCCACCAGCCCATCGCGGAACTCGGCCGTGAAACAGAACCGCAGCTTGTCGAAGTAGTCGAGCAGGAATTGCTGGCTGAACTCGTAGCGCAACGCGGCCGCGGCAGCAGTCGACACAGGATCGGCCATGCAGCGATCACGAGACGCCAGCAATGCCTCGCCAACGGCGGTCACGGCTCGCGGCCGAGCCGTCGCGAAAGACCGAGTGGCGGCGCACACGGCGAAGACCATTGGGAGACCGGTCAACGCACGCCACTCCTCACCGAGGTCCACATGGTAGGGAAAGACCCCCGCGCGCAACACGTACAGCGCCTCATCGCCGATAAGCAGCAAAGCGTCATACTCCTCTAGTACCTCGGCAAGCGATCCGCTGCGCTTCCGGAATTCCGGGGACAGACCCCAGGCAGCACACAAGACGCGGAGAAGACACACCGAAGTGGCGCTCTTCTCCGTGATGGCAATCCGACGCACGGCCGGCAGCGGAACGCGAGTGAAGAGTTGCACCGAATCGACGGCGCCGAAGGCGCTGATCGACACGTGAGGCAAGAGTGCGAGCTCGTCGACGTGACGCGCGAAGGCAATAGATGACGGCAAGGCGACGTCGATCTGGCCATCAATCAACATGGTGTTCAGCGTCGCCGGATCGCCCTCAACAATGCTTGCTTCCATGCCGCGCTCGGCGAGTTCGTCGACGAAATGATGGTAGAGCGGGAAGCAGTTGACGAACTCGATGCGACCCACGCGCACCGGTGCCGGGGGCTTAGTCATCGACATCGCTGTCGTACCGCCGCAGGTCGTTGTACAGCGTATCTCGCTCGACGGGCACTCGGCCAGCGGCGCGAATCACGCGCACCAGTTCGCTGCGGCTCAGCTCCTGACCGGTATCGACACCCGCAGCATGGCTGATGCGTTCTTCGACGACCGTGCCATCAAGGTCGTTGACGCCGAATGCCAACGACACCTGCGCCAGCTTCAAGCCGATGTTGATCCAGAATGCCTTGATGTGGCGGAAGTTGTCGAGCACAAGGCGCCCCACAGCCAGTACCCTGAGATCATCGAAACCGGTAGGACCCGGCAGCTGATCGAGTCTCGTATTGCGAGGCTGGAAGGAGAGCGGAATGAACGCGTTGAAGCCACCGGTTTGGTCTTGGAGCTCGCGCAACCGCACCATATGGTCCGCGAGCTCATCCGCCGTCTCGACATGACCGTACAACATCGTCGCGTTAGACCTCAGCCCTACGGCGTGAGCCTCACGCATGACGTCGAGCCACTCCTGGCCGCTGATCTTTCGTTCACAGATGAGTCCGCGCACACGCCCGCTGAACACCTCCGCACCACCACCGGGGAGGGATCCGAGGCCAGCGTCGCGCAGTCTGACGAGCACCTCGGCAACACTGCAGCCGCTGACCCTCGCGAAGTGTGCGATCTCGCTGGCCGTGAACGCTTGGATGTGCACGTCTGGAGCGAGATCCTTGAGCGCGCGCAGCATGCTCACGAAGTACTCGAGAGTGAGATCCGGGTGCTCGCCGCCCACGATGTGAATCTCGCTGATCGCCTCACTAGCCAGTGTGTCTCTCGCCTTCGCCACAATCTCATCGACGCTGAGCGTGTACGACCCCTCATCTCCCTCATCGTGGCTGAAGGCACAGAAGAGGCAGCGATTGCGGCACACATTCGTGTGGTTGATGTGACGATTGCGGATGAAGTAGACGTCGTCACCAACAACCCGCGCGCGCGCGAAGTCGGCCATCGCGCCAAGCGCGAGTAGATCGTGTGTGCGTAGCAGACGAACCGCATGAGATGCGTCAAGACGCTCGCCGGCCGAAACTCGGGCCCAGACATCTTCCAATTCGGCGCGGCCCGCCAAGGCAGCGATATCCGCTGGCATCATCGATTCGACTCCAGAGGTCAGTTGTACCGAGCGACGACCTGATCCGCGACTTCCGCGAGGAGCTCGCGTTCGACCGGACTCGGACAGCCGTCGAGCGTCTGCCGAGCCCTCTCAATGTATCGCATCGCCACGTCGCGAGCACGCGCGACGGCGCCCGTAGAAGCAACCGTCGAGAGAACCGCGTCAACATCCTCTGGCGAGAGATCGTCGCGCGCGAGAAGCTCCGCAAGTCCAGGCTCACGCTCCATCGCAAGAAGTAGGGGCAGCGTTATGGTTCCGTCGCGAACGTCAGCACCCGGCCGCTTACCCGTCTCCTGCTCATTGCCAGAGCAATCAAGGACATCATCAAACACCTGGAACGCAAGGCCGAGCAATCGACCGAACTCTGCCAACGACGCCTCGTGGTCACGGGAGGCATTCGAGAGATGCGCACCGAGGCGGCACGCCACAGCGAACAAGTCCGCCGTCTTACGCTCGCACCTCAATTCGTACTGCGCCACGCTGAGGTCGATTCTCCGCGTTTGATCACGCTGCATCACTTCGCCCTCGGAAAGGCCGACGGCCGCGGCGCTGAGAGCTTCCACCGCGGCCGCTGCACCGGTTGCCGAGAGCTCGGAGAAGGCGCGCGACAGGAGGTAGTTGCCTGCCGAGACTGCCTGCCCAACACCGAACTCGCGAACCACCGTTGGCCGCCCGCGCCGCAGATCGGCCCGATCAAGCACGTCATCATGCACGAGAGTCGCCATGTGCAACACCTCGACCGCGACCGCTGCCCGAACCACCCCTTCGGACAAGGCGGCGTCGGTGCGCGCACAAAGAAGAGTGAGCATGGGGCGAATGCGTTTCCCCCCAGCCTTCAGGGTGGCTTGGCAGGCCACACCCAAGATGCCTCGAGGCTCCGCCGTAATGTCAACGAGTCGCGCCTCCACACGCTTGAGACCACCGCCGTAGCGCCGTCTGAGCGCCGGAGAGAAGCTGAAGGAATGAGCGCTCATGCACTGAGCGCAACGAGCGGCTTGTCGCCCACGTGGATCGCCACAGCCCGAAGACCAAGCGAACGATAGCGCACGCCGTTGAACCCGCTGCGTGCCATGCGCGCCGCCAACTCGTCGACACGGGGAAACGCCTGCACTGATGCCGGCAGATAGGAGTATGCCTCTCTCTGACGCGCGACTACACTGCCGAGAGCCGGCACACAGTATCCCATCCACACACCGTGCAGAGCGCGCGCCCACCGCTCCCGCGGCCACGTCGACTCCAGGCACACCAACCGGCCACCCGGACGCAGAACCCTGAGCAACTCCGACAACACGCCGGCGAGGTCGTTCACGTTGCGCAAACCCCAACCCACGGTCGCTACAGAGAACCAGTCATTCTCAAACGGCAGACGGAGAGCATCACCGCGCAAGAATTGCGGCGGCGATGCCTCAAGGGCCTGCGCCCATGCGGCCGCCTTGCGCCGGGCGGCGGCGATCATCTCTGTAGAGAAGTCGACCCCGACCACGTCGAGTGCGGGGAAAGCGCCTGCTAACGCAAGCGTAAGATCGCCGGTCCCGCAACAGAGATCGAGCGCGCGACCCTCAATATCGGTCGGCAACTGCCGCACAGCGAGCGCCCGCCAGCTACGATCCAGACCGAAAGTCATCACGCGATTCATGAGATCGTACCGAGGGACGAGTTCGTCGAACATGCTCTCAATGCGCACGGGGTCCCGCTCAAGAAGGTCAACAGTCACGACTGTTCTCCCTCCCACGGGGGGAAGAGATGATGCTCGACGCCGGCAACCGCAAGGACTTTGCCGACCACGTGATCTACCGCTTCGGCAAGCGTCTCGGGGAGGAAGTAGAACGCCGGCGACGCGGGAACGATTATCGCGCCGGCTTCGGCGAGTTCGAGCATGCGTCGAAGGTGAATGGCGGTCACTGGTGTCTCCCGCGGCACGATAATCAGCGTTCGACGTTCTTTGAGGGCCACATCGGCGACCCGATGAATCAGCGTCCTGGTTGACCCCAAGGCCACATGCGCAACACTGCTCATGGAGCACGGGCAGAGAATGACAACGTCGGGTGCATTGCTTCCGCTCGCCGGCGGTGCTGCCAGGTCGAACGGGTCATGCACTGTGGCCGTCGCGCCGGCCCGGGCGAGCAGAGCTTCAATGACGTCGTGACGATCGTGCGCCGACAGACCAAGCTCGTGGCGCAGCACAGTGACGCCGCTGTCGGAGACGCACAGCTCCACCCGGCAGCCAGCGGCACCGAGAACGGTCAGCAAGCGAAGCGCGTATGGCGCCCCGCTAGCGCCGGTGATACCAACGAAGACACGAGCAGGGAAGGTCACGCGACGATCGCCCTCCTCGACTCGGCGCTCAAGAACCGGCTCTCCCAAAGAGCAGCCATTGTACACCCCATTACGAAGAAGCCATCAGCGAGAGGATGACGACCGCTCCGTAGACTAAGCCCACGCCGCCGTTGATCGTCATGAAGCGCATGCCGACATGGTCTAACCCACGGCGACGAATATCCAGATGGGGCCACGCGAGGAGCGCACCGACCAATGACAGGCCAACCCAGTAGACCACACCCAGATGAGACCACCACCCCACTGCAGCCAGGAGGAGCAGCGTTCCGACATGCGACATGGCCGCGGCAGCGAGAGTACGCCGCGGCCCAATGCTGACCGCAAGCGAGTGGACAAGCTCCGCGCGATCGAACTCAAGATCGAAGATGCCGTAGATCGCGTCGAAGCCGCCAACCCAAAGCGCAACCGCGAAGAAGAGCATCCAAGCCTGCGCCGAGGCATTCCCGGCGACCGCAACCCAGGCCGCCGCCGGAGCGAGCCCGAGCGTCATTCCGAGGACATAGTGGCAGAACCAGGTCACGCGCTTCGTATACGGGTAGACGACGAACGCGACCAAGGGAATTGGCCATAAGTACGCGCACGGGGGCGATAGATTGAGAGCCGCAACGACGAGAACGAGCGCAGCCAGCACGGCAAACACCCAGACGTCACGACTGCGCACGACTCCCGACGGGATCTCACGCTGTGCCGTACGCGGATTGCGTGCGTCAAGCGGAGCGTCAATCAACCGATTGAGCGCCATCGCGCAACTCCGCGCACCGACCATCGCCACGGTGATCCAGATGACGTCTGCCCATCCAGGCCAGCCGCCCGCCGCCAGGAAAGCCCCGACATACGCGAACGGCAAAGCGTAGACGCTGTGTTCTACCTTGATGAGTCGCGCGAACCGGACCAGAAAGGATGCGCTTGCGGGTGACGACCGCGTCCTCGCCGGAGAGGCCTCAGCACGCGTCATCGGAAGGGCAGTCCGTACTCCGCCCAGCGCCGAGACACCTGCGCCTTGACTTCCGGATCCATGGCGATCTCATCCGGCCAGTCCCGTGCGTAACCCTCCTCGGCCCAGGTACGAGTCGCGTCGATCCCCATCTTGGCGCCAAAGCGGGGTGATGAGCCGGAGTGGTCGAGAACGTCGAGCGGACCTCGCGTGACCACGCAGTCGCGACTGGGGTCAACGTTGTTGAAGACACGCCAGGCAACCTCGCTGTAGTCATGGACGTCCACATGCTCATCCACAACGACGACGAACTTCGTGAACATCATCTGCCCCATTCCCCATACAGCGTTCATGACCTTGTGAGCATGGCCGGGATAGGACTTCCTGATGCTGATAATGGCGCAATCATGAAAGACACCCTCGATAGGCAAGTCCATGTCGCGAATCTCCGGCTGCACCAGGCGCAGCAACGGGAGGAAGAGTCGCTCCGTGGCTTTTCCGAGGTAGGCATCCTCCATTGGAGGTCGACCCACGATGGTCGCCGGATAGATCGCGTCTTTGCGGTGACTCATCGCCGTGAGGTGGAACACGGGATACTCGTCGGCAAGCGAGTAGTAGCCGGTATGATCGCCGAAAGGACCCTCGCGGCGCCGTTCATCGCGCTCCACGTACCCCTCGAGGACGATCTCCGCGTCGGCGGGCACCTCGAGATCGACTGTCTCGCAGCGAGCTAGCTCAATCGGCGCACCTCGCAGGAACCCGGCGAACATGAATTCATCGATGCCCGGCGGCAGAGGCGCCGTCGCGGCGTAAGTGACCGCGGGATCTGTCCCGAGCGCAACAGCAACCTCGAGCCTCCCTCCGGCCTCGCGATAGTTGCAGGCGCCATCGTGATGCATGTGCCAATGCATGCCGGTCGACGTCGAATCGTACACCTGCAGCCGATACATGCCGGCGTTGCGCCGTCCCTTCGCATCCTTCGTCACCACAACCGGCAATGTGATGAATGGGCCGCCATCGCCTGGCCATGTCGTCAGAACCGGTAGACGAGCCAGATCCGGTGGCTCGACACCAACCTCACGCCAGCTCGCCTTCTTGCCGACTACCGGCGTGAATGAGGCGAGTTCGCGCAACTGGCCCAGAGCCTTGACCTTACCGATCAGACCTGAGGGCACTTGGAGCTCGACGAGCTCTGCAATGCGACCCGCGATATCGTCGAGAGGCCGCCCCAGAGCCAGCTCGAGGCGACGGTACGAACCGAGCTGATTCATGAGCACCGGCATGGCCGGGCCGACTGCGCCTGCCGGTCGAACCGGCGACTCGAAGAGAAGCGCCGGCCCGTGAGCCTTGCTTGCTCGGTCCGCAATCTCCGCCATCTCCAGATACGGATCAACCGAGCAACGTACGCGCGACAACTCGCCGGCACGCTCCAGGAGCGAGATGAATGCACGCAGATCCACTAGCGCCGCTCACCTTCGGCTGTCACCGGCCACTCAGGCTCCATCCGCAGATCCGCCCCCGACAGTTCATGGACCAACGGCGCGATTGATGGTAGAGCGAGACTTGGCAGCACAGTAAGAACCTCTTCTCGCACGGCGTTCGGCTCGCCGCTCGCCTGTGCGTTCTCAGCATGTTCGTAGGGGCCCAGGAGAAACGCAGCGCTGCATCCGCGCCCAAGCGCCACCAACGCAGCCATGGTATACGCCCAGAGAGCGTCGTCATCCGCGTATGCCGCGCCAAGCGAGCGAAACACTGCGCATGCAGCCATCAGCCGTGCAAGAAGACTGACCGCCGCGACATCGCCACGACGAGCGATGATGTGCAGACCAAGAGCATAGTGGAAGTCGCCGGCAAGTAGTGTCGCCTCCGCAGTCTCGGAACCACCATACTCCAGCACACGGCCGCGGCGATAATGGAGGAGATACCCCTCATAGATCAGCTCTATGGCCTCGACGTACTCCGGTGCCACCGCACCATCGAGCTCGCGCAGAACACGGCCCCAGCGAAGCTCCGGCGTAGCACTCGCCGGCGATCCAAACACCTCCCCGGCTCGCCGCAGCGCCGAGATCACTGCAGCGTCCACAACGCTACGCCTCGCCTTGCAGATAGTACGTCAGCGACATGAGTTCGCTCGAGAGGTCAACCTGACGCACAATCACACCCTTTGGTGAGAGCACCTTGATCGGCGCGAAGTTGAGGATGGCGCGCACACCGGCAGCGCCGAGGCGTGCAATTGTCGCCTCGGCTGCTGAAGCAGGAACCGTGACCAGTGCGATATCGACACGTTGCCGACGACACAGCGCCTCAAGTTCGTCAATGCTCCGAACCGTGCCATCACCTTGACCCGTACCGACAACGACGTCGGACACGTCGAAGATGCCGACAAGACGAAAGCCCTGCTGCGCGAACCCGCGATAGCGAGCCAACGCCGTACCAAGAAGGCCAGCCCCCACGATAACAACATGCCATTCGCGATCGAGACCCAGGCAGTGATCGATCTCTTCGACCAAACGGGCGACCTCGTAGCCCACACCGCGCGTGCCGAACTCCCCAAGATACGACAGGTCCTTGCGAATCTGCGCTGCGTTGAACCCCACGAGATCAGCCAGATCGCGGGACGACACTCGCGTCACGCCTTGAGCCTCGAGCTCCTGGAGCTTGCGCAGGTACAACGTCAGTCGAGGCACGGCTACGGCCGGCACGACCCTGCGACTTATGTCGTACCCCATCGTGAACCTTTTCTACGAGATCGGAGTCAGCACTGGGAACATGATACATACTATGGGCAGCTAATGACGCCGCCGCAGCCACGGCAGCGAACGACAGGAGGTGACCCATGGCCGTTTCAATCAGGCATGCCGGACCAGGAGATGAGCCCGCCATCCTCCATTTCGTCGAAGAACTCGTCCAGACGAGCGGGAGTCGCGTCCGCCCCGACGAGCACCAGGTTCGTCGTTATCTCGCCACCGCAGAGACGACCATCTTGCTCGCAGCCGACGAACGCGCCGTGGTCGGCATGCTGAGCTACTCGACTCGACCTGCCTTGCTCTTCCCGGGAAGCACAGGCGAGATCGAATCGCTCGTGGTACGAGCCGACCGACGCGGCGAGGGCATTGGCAAGAAGCTTCTGCGCACCGGATTGCGACTGATGCAGGATGCGGGGTGCGTCGAAATCAGCACAAGTGTCGCTCCAGAGAACACGCGCGGGCAACACCTGTTCTTTGACCACGGACTGAGCGACGCCTCGGTGCGACTGGCCACGCACCGGCGTTAGGCCCGCGAGCCGCGACCTACGAGAGCCAGCGCGCCAGATCCTTGGCATGGTACGTAATGATCATGTCGGCGCCGGCCCGCTTGATCGCGGTCGCCGCCTCGAGCGCCGCCGCTCGCTCATCGAGCCACCCTTGGAGCGCCGCCGCGCGTAGCATCGCGTACTCGCCGCTCCCGCTCAAAGCGGCCAACGGGAACCTCGTCTCCTGCTTGACCGCGCGAACGATGTCGAGACCCAGAAGCGCCGGCTTCACCATGACGATGTCGGCACCCTCTTCAATGTCCAGCAACACTTCACGCACCGCTTCCTCGGCATTGGCGCAGTCGATCTGGTAAGTCCGGCGATCCCCGCTGCCCGGGTGCGCTCGACGCGTCAGCGCACCCATGTCGTCATAGGCCGACGCAAGAGTGACAGATGACGGCATGATCGCAGTGTCAATGAGACCCTCGTCATCGAGCGCGCTACGGATTGCCGCCACTCGCCCGTCCATCATGTCACTGGGAGCGATGATGTCGGCCCCACTCTCCGCGTGAGTGACGGCCGTCTTCGCGAGCAACTCCAGCGTGACATCATTGACGATCTCTCCATCTTGAAAGACACCGCAATGACCATGATCCATGTAGGAGCAGAGACACACGTCCGTGATCACCAAGAGCTCCGGGAACTCGTCCTTGATGGCACGCACCGCCATTTGGACAATGCCTTCCGCGTCGTAGGCTCCTGTCGCAGCAGAATCACGATGCGAGGGCACGCCAAACAGGTAGATCGCCCGGAGACCAACGTGAACGCTTTCGCGCACTTCGGCGAGCAGATTCCCAATGGAGAACTGGAAGCAGCCCGGCATAGCCGAGAGCGGTTCCTTGACGTTCTCTCCAGCGACCACGACGAGGGGATGAACGAGATCCTCGATGCTCAACGTCGTCTCGCGCAACATGTCGCGCATTGCCCGCGTGCGACGCAGACGCCTCATCCGATACGTGGGGTAGTACATGCTCTCGGGTCCTTTCGGGGTAGCTAGCCGCGCCGTGCCTGCAATCCTCCCCCGCCGGGCGCGCTGTGACAAGCACGCCGAATGTCGACTCAGGCGTGCGCCATCTGCAGCACCGCCTTCACGGTCTCGACGACCGACGCGCGATCGCGCAAGTGGCACGCGACCAGCGGCACACTCGGCTTCAATCCAAGCACCTCGGCAATCTGGTCACGACCGAGTTCTTCACCCGCCATCGAAACGTAGGTCGCCACCAAGAATGGGGCCTCAGTGGCGCGAACGTAGTCGAGATCGCGTCGTGCCGAGCGCAGACTGTCGAGATCGTTGGCGTTCACCAGAATGATCCAGGCCGTCGTCCCGGCGGCAATCCGCGACCACGCCTGGTCGGGCGCCGATGCTGACGTCGAGAACACGAGCACGTCGCACTCGGCTCCGTCAACGTCGACGACCGTTTGACCGGCAAGCACGGGAATTTCCACTTCTTTCTCGTCGATGAGCTCGACACGCATCTGACGCACTAGATCCCCGTCGGTCAAAGACGTGAGGAATATCTCGTTGTAGATGTCGATCGATCCACGCACGCCGATACTGACCGACTCGCCGATCCCCTGGATGACCGGCTCGCCAACGGCGATCAGACCTCGCGAGTACAAGCTATACATCACTTTTGCGCCGTGGAAGCGATCAAGACCAGCCTCGCGCAACACCACGTTGATGTCCGCGTGTCCGTCCATGCGAACGATAGCGCGCCACTCATTCGGACTGAGAGCTATTTCACCTAGCTCGACCACCTGCTCGCTGAACGTGAGTCGCGGTATACGCTCCATCGAGCCTATGTGCTTGACGAAGAGCTCCCACTCATCGATGCGCCGGTATCCCTCCATGATGACGTTCTCGACCGACATGTCGACGAGTATGTCCTCATCAGCGACGTCCTGATCTGGGCCGAACTCGAACTCACCCTCCGCCCATCCGAGCAGATCGAATGCTGCGTCCTGAATCTGATCCCGCACAGCCCGCTCAAGCATCCCGCGGTCGATGGCGCCACTGCGGAGAAGAAGGGCGCCAATGCGCTCATGTTTGCCGTTCGCGTTCTGTTGGGACAGCGCCTCCCGAAGCTGTGGAGCGGAGATGGCGCCCTCTCTGACCAAACGTTCACCCAGCGGCAGGTCCTGAGGTTCGACAAACGCGTAGCATATGAGCCCCTTGCGGAAGAAGACCCTGCCCCACGTCTCGTCGC from Thermoleophilia bacterium encodes:
- a CDS encoding ubiquinone/menaquinone biosynthesis methyltransferase, with product MTVDLLERDPVRIESMFDELVPRYDLMNRVMTFGLDRSWRALAVRQLPTDIEGRALDLCCGTGDLTLALAGAFPALDVVGVDFSTEMIAAARRKAAAWAQALEASPPQFLRGDALRLPFENDWFSVATVGWGLRNVNDLAGVLSELLRVLRPGGRLVCLESTWPRERWARALHGVWMGYCVPALGSVVARQREAYSYLPASVQAFPRVDELAARMARSGFNGVRYRSLGLRAVAIHVGDKPLVALSA
- a CDS encoding redox-sensing transcriptional repressor Rex translates to MGYDISRRVVPAVAVPRLTLYLRKLQELEAQGVTRVSSRDLADLVGFNAAQIRKDLSYLGEFGTRGVGYEVARLVEEIDHCLGLDREWHVVIVGAGLLGTALARYRGFAQQGFRLVGIFDVSDVVVGTGQGDGTVRSIDELEALCRRQRVDIALVTVPASAAEATIARLGAAGVRAILNFAPIKVLSPKGVIVRQVDLSSELMSLTYYLQGEA
- the mqnE gene encoding aminofutalosine synthase MqnE, with amino-acid sequence MMPADIAALAGRAELEDVWARVSAGERLDASHAVRLLRTHDLLALGAMADFARARVVGDDVYFIRNRHINHTNVCRNRCLFCAFSHDEGDEGSYTLSVDEIVAKARDTLASEAISEIHIVGGEHPDLTLEYFVSMLRALKDLAPDVHIQAFTASEIAHFARVSGCSVAEVLVRLRDAGLGSLPGGGAEVFSGRVRGLICERKISGQEWLDVMREAHAVGLRSNATMLYGHVETADELADHMVRLRELQDQTGGFNAFIPLSFQPRNTRLDQLPGPTGFDDLRVLAVGRLVLDNFRHIKAFWINIGLKLAQVSLAFGVNDLDGTVVEERISHAAGVDTGQELSRSELVRVIRAAGRVPVERDTLYNDLRRYDSDVDD
- the mqnC gene encoding cyclic dehypoxanthinyl futalosine synthase — protein: MPGHQVPGSGSRLSDAEALALLGSNDLLSVGARADWVRRRLHPRPEATFVIDRNINYTNVCVSACRFCAFYASPGSGAGYVLSEEAIHRKIEETLALGGTAVMLQGGLHPDLDLRWYESLFAGIKARYPIHLHSLSPPEIAHIARRSGVSIEEALRRLRNAGLDSLPGGGAEILVDRVRSEISPHKISTNAWLEVMRYAHALGMSSTATMMFGSLDTLAERVEHLRRIRDLQDETGGFTAFIPWTFQAGSTELEAGHAASTGYDYLRMLAVSRIYLDNVRNIQASWVTQGLRLGQVALAFGANDLGSTMIEENVVAATGIHHLCDVEDIVRAIRACGLTPVQRDSLYNEVRRWS
- a CDS encoding GNAT family N-acetyltransferase → MAVSIRHAGPGDEPAILHFVEELVQTSGSRVRPDEHQVRRYLATAETTILLAADERAVVGMLSYSTRPALLFPGSTGEIESLVVRADRRGEGIGKKLLRTGLRLMQDAGCVEISTSVAPENTRGQHLFFDHGLSDASVRLATHRR
- a CDS encoding menaquinone biosynthesis protein, whose translation is MTKPPAPVRVGRIEFVNCFPLYHHFVDELAERGMEASIVEGDPATLNTMLIDGQIDVALPSSIAFARHVDELALLPHVSISAFGAVDSVQLFTRVPLPAVRRIAITEKSATSVCLLRVLCAAWGLSPEFRKRSGSLAEVLEEYDALLLIGDEALYVLRAGVFPYHVDLGEEWRALTGLPMVFAVCAATRSFATARPRAVTAVGEALLASRDRCMADPVSTAAAAALRYEFSQQFLLDYFDKLRFCFTAEFRDGLVEFYKRAMAVGELAALPDVDILSASGGHPEAGVG
- the hemB gene encoding porphobilinogen synthase, which translates into the protein MYYPTYRMRRLRRTRAMRDMLRETTLSIEDLVHPLVVVAGENVKEPLSAMPGCFQFSIGNLLAEVRESVHVGLRAIYLFGVPSHRDSAATGAYDAEGIVQMAVRAIKDEFPELLVITDVCLCSYMDHGHCGVFQDGEIVNDVTLELLAKTAVTHAESGADIIAPSDMMDGRVAAIRSALDDEGLIDTAIMPSSVTLASAYDDMGALTRRAHPGSGDRRTYQIDCANAEEAVREVLLDIEEGADIVMVKPALLGLDIVRAVKQETRFPLAALSGSGEYAMLRAAALQGWLDERAAALEAATAIKRAGADMIITYHAKDLARWLS
- a CDS encoding menaquinone biosynthesis decarboxylase, encoding MDLRAFISLLERAGELSRVRCSVDPYLEMAEIADRASKAHGPALLFESPVRPAGAVGPAMPVLMNQLGSYRRLELALGRPLDDIAGRIAELVELQVPSGLIGKVKALGQLRELASFTPVVGKKASWREVGVEPPDLARLPVLTTWPGDGGPFITLPVVVTKDAKGRRNAGMYRLQVYDSTSTGMHWHMHHDGACNYREAGGRLEVAVALGTDPAVTYAATAPLPPGIDEFMFAGFLRGAPIELARCETVDLEVPADAEIVLEGYVERDERRREGPFGDHTGYYSLADEYPVFHLTAMSHRKDAIYPATIVGRPPMEDAYLGKATERLFLPLLRLVQPEIRDMDLPIEGVFHDCAIISIRKSYPGHAHKVMNAVWGMGQMMFTKFVVVVDEHVDVHDYSEVAWRVFNNVDPSRDCVVTRGPLDVLDHSGSSPRFGAKMGIDATRTWAEEGYARDWPDEIAMDPEVKAQVSRRWAEYGLPFR
- a CDS encoding UbiX family flavin prenyltransferase produces the protein MGEPVLERRVEEGDRRVTFPARVFVGITGASGAPYALRLLTVLGAAGCRVELCVSDSGVTVLRHELGLSAHDRHDVIEALLARAGATATVHDPFDLAAPPASGSNAPDVVILCPCSMSSVAHVALGSTRTLIHRVADVALKERRTLIIVPRETPVTAIHLRRMLELAEAGAIIVPASPAFYFLPETLAEAVDHVVGKVLAVAGVEHHLFPPWEGEQS
- a CDS encoding UbiA-like polyprenyltransferase, coding for MTRAEASPARTRSSPASASFLVRFARLIKVEHSVYALPFAYVGAFLAAGGWPGWADVIWITVAMVGARSCAMALNRLIDAPLDARNPRTAQREIPSGVVRSRDVWVFAVLAALVLVVAALNLSPPCAYLWPIPLVAFVVYPYTKRVTWFCHYVLGMTLGLAPAAAWVAVAGNASAQAWMLFFAVALWVGGFDAIYGIFDLEFDRAELVHSLAVSIGPRRTLAAAAMSHVGTLLLLAAVGWWSHLGVVYWVGLSLVGALLAWPHLDIRRRGLDHVGMRFMTINGGVGLVYGAVVILSLMASS
- a CDS encoding polyprenyl synthetase family protein — protein: MSAHSFSFSPALRRRYGGGLKRVEARLVDITAEPRGILGVACQATLKAGGKRIRPMLTLLCARTDAALSEGVVRAAVAVEVLHMATLVHDDVLDRADLRRGRPTVVREFGVGQAVSAGNYLLSRAFSELSATGAAAAVEALSAAAVGLSEGEVMQRDQTRRIDLSVAQYELRCERKTADLFAVACRLGAHLSNASRDHEASLAEFGRLLGLAFQVFDDVLDCSGNEQETGKRPGADVRDGTITLPLLLAMEREPGLAELLARDDLSPEDVDAVLSTVASTGAVARARDVAMRYIERARQTLDGCPSPVERELLAEVADQVVARYN